The following coding sequences are from one Bradysia coprophila strain Holo2 unplaced genomic scaffold, BU_Bcop_v1 contig_137, whole genome shotgun sequence window:
- the LOC119073101 gene encoding 3-oxoacyl-[acyl-carrier-protein] reductase FabG-like: MARRFDNKVVLVSGAANGIGKATATLFAKEGASVIIVDRNETGARITYDECNNFGALQNLMLVADLSITSDIHKIVNETVEKFGRIDVLVNCAGIGRQNSISSPHLLADYELIFNVNVKAALLLTQLCVPYLIETKGAIVNVASISSFKPSDVMLIYTMSKAALTMLTKNLACDLGKRGVRVNEVNPAHTATGLYKEFGWSDTDEQYMLNEGRRSNPLNKINEPEDVAKAILFLASNDASTINGVSLLVDGGLMLAPNNHAGEQ, encoded by the exons ATGGCAAGACGTTTTGATAATAAAGTTGTGCTTGTTTCTG GCGCCGCAAATGGAATCGGTAAGGCCACAGCTACCCTGTTCGCCAAAGAAGGCGCAAGCGTAATTATCGTCGATCGAAATGAAACCGGGGCTAGAATCACTTACGACGAGTGCAATAATTTCGGCGCATTGCAa AATTTGATGTTGGTGGCGGATTTATCAATTACTTCAGATATtcacaaaattgtaaatgaaaCTGTCGAAAAGTTCGGTAGAATCGACGTGCTTGTGAATTGCGCAGGAATCGGAAGacaaaattccatttcaaGTCCTCACCTTCTGGCTGATTACGAACTCATATTCAATGTAAATGTTAAAGCCGCTCTGCTGCTCACTCAGCTATGTGTGCCCTATCTAATTGAAACGAAGGGCGCTATAGTCAATGTGGCTAGCATATCCTCCTTCAAACCCTCCGACGTAATGTTGATCTATACAATGTCTAAGGCGGCGCTGACGATGCTAACTAAGAATTTGGCTTGTGACCTTGGCAAACGGGGTGTTCGAGTGAATGAAGTAAA TCCTGCTCACACGGCTACTGGCCTATATAAGGAGTTTGGTTGGTCAGACACAGACGAACAGTACATGCTTAATGAAGGAAGGCGATCGAATCCGCTTAATAAAATTAACGAGCCGGAAGATGTGGCGAAAGCAATATTGTTCTTAGCGTCGAACGACGCATCAACCATAAACGGAGTATCGTTATTGGTCGATGGAGGATTGATGCTGGCCCCAAACAATCACGCAGGGGAACAATGA
- the LOC119073093 gene encoding uncharacterized protein LOC119073093, translated as MQNCLYNTYGFLHELTTLEAQFYKLYQHLNSSKYYNSLLQRIDAYGAADRLYGANVERLALSTVYTACLSKICALDFQYKSRSLIVDLETFMTQSLKKIDAIVVDHRKLTAIKIRDEYIKEIELKVQEGLDLMKNKVEPAIKKATGNMNNALEKLVDEIVDLIEEGEESLQELIEARDKMRQNLVARVFLGIFDFVGKACGFLGPVGQGVGAVISGGVAIGGSFVVDPDVDYGHQVLLPPGVIDGLEKLTEVLLQIRMAKIGELAAQLEVCQNGLNDNPSEKADLKEIENKTLELLPKLEEEQNNEIRADDVEGLQKSTQTITQLEKELQDEVKKKKKALEEEIAGGDKKKEKALAVIKNMKTGITLVQSSIGLYNKVKGDKKKVDAMTGAIEDLEEQIESLMLYQEAVYSILFPVVREIQKNVEAVQDSLPTQSQIALDVTKWKVQTALRDVQNLLNHSMDGFKSVEDLNACFEQLNEAFSLQINIFDRLENLRSQQALGDYMYNIGNAEKYLNLLKGTIYEKLVLQLNVTILSNLVLLEFDNAMHVFKQWIFPFAECHFAKFFLPNSLKPTIDKQSLQELVVSANTQLKAAIATIKTYWSTVTGHDKFFFEGKFYSNEKIGGPFYEWTNSSHLTTIQKLFRKESVTLLADVRNSSTYVRVREAIKFSVIYIKFNLANANEERLAKFNDALEYFMVHLEHSGNSYYGFGGNYYVIPGDKVTLSYSLKGSLEGDPDIQSVSRGKIMTGDLLLSPYALWSVKLLADRDEAWTKIAEFVGDISIELAGHGKYVWDFDNGLTKLKLDPAQYYTILT; from the exons atgcaaaattgtttgtaCAACACATACGGTTTTCTACATGAGCTGACAACGTTAGAAGCTCAATTCTACAAATTGTATCAACATCTAAACTCATCAAAGTACTACAACTCTTTGTTGCAACGAATCGATGCATACGGAGCAGCAGATCGTTTGTATGGAGCAAATGTTGAAAGACTTGCACTATCAACCGTTTACACGGCATGTTTGAGCAAAATATGTGCATTGGATTTTCAATATAAGTCGAGGAGTCTCATAGTCGATTTGGAGACATTTATGACTCagagcttgaaaaaaattgacgccATCGTAGTAGATCACAGAAAACTAACAGCCATTAAGATTCGAGATGAATATATAAAAGAGATTGAGCTCAAAGTACAGGAGGGGCTCGACTTGATGAAGAACAAAGTGGAACCAGCGATTAAAAAGGCTACGGGTAATATGAACAATGCTCTGGAAAAGCTAGTAGATGAAATTGTAGACTTAATCGAAGAAGGTGAAGAGAGTCTACAAGAGCTGATTGAAGCAAGAGACAAAATGCGTCAAAATTTGGTTGCCAGAGTATTTCTTGGTATATTCGATTTTGTTGGAAAA GCATGTGGATTTCTTGGACCCGTTGGACAAGGAGTTGGAGCTGTAATTTCTGGTGGTGTTGCAATAGGAGGTTCATTCGTTGTGGATCCAGACGTCGATTATGGGCATCAGGTTCTATTACCACCGGGCGTCATTGATGGACTTGAAAAATTGACAGAGGTGCTGCTCCAAATTCGAATGGCTAAAATTGGAGAACTTGCCGCTCAGTTAGAAGTTTGTCAAAATGGTCTGAACGATAATCCAAGTGAAAAAGCTGATCTCAAAGAAATTGAGAACAAAACTCTCGAATTGCTTCCAAAACTTGAAGAAGAACAGAATAATGAAATACGAGCAGATGATGTTGAAGGTCTTCAAAAATCCACTCAAACAATAACGCAACTTGAAAAGGAGCTTCAAGACGAagttaaaaagaagaaaaaagcgCTAGAAGAAGAAATTGCTGGGGGAGacaagaagaaagaaaaagcgTTGGCGGTTATAAAGAATATGAAAACCGGAATCACTCTTGTTCAGTCAAGTATTGGTTTGTACAATAAAGTTAAAGGTGATAAGAAGAAAGTTGATGCCATGACTGGGGCAATAGAAGATTTGGAGGAACAAATTGAGTCGCTTATGCTTTATCAGGAAGCTGTTTATAGTATTCTATTTCCGGTTGTAcgagaaattcaaaagaatgtGGAAGCAGTACAAGATAGCTTGCCCACACAGTCTCAA aTTGCACTCGATGTTACCAAATGGAAAGTACAGACAGCGCTaagagacgttcaaaatttaCTGAACCATAGCATGGATGGTTTTAAGTCTGTAGAGGACCTCAATGCCTGTTTCGAACAGCTAAACGAAGCATTTTCACTTCAAATTAATATATTTGATCGCCTTGAGAATCTACGGAGTCAACAAGCTCTCGGAGACTACATGTACAACATTGGAAATGCAGAAAAGTACTTGAACCTACTCAAAGGAACTATATATGAGAAGCTTGTCTTGCAACTGAACGTgacaattttatcaaatttggtTCTTCTCGAGTTTGACAACGCAATGCATGTGTTTAAACAATGGATTTTCCCGTTTGCTGAATGTcatttcgcaaaatttttcCTTCCCAATAGTCTGAAGCCAACTATTGACAAACAATCGTTACAAGAACTTGTTGTATCTGCAAATACACAGTTAAAAGCAGCAATTGCCACCATCAAAACGTACTGGTCAACTGTAACTGGTcacgacaaattttttttcgaaggcAAGTTTTATAGCAACGAAAAGATAGGCGGACCATTTTACGAGTGGACCAATAGCAGTCATCTCACAACAATACAGAAGTTGTTTCGTAAAGAATCTGTAACGTTGTTAGCAGACGTTCGTAACAGCTCAACTTATGTACGCGTTCGCGAAGCTATTAAATTCAGcgtaatttacataaaattcaacTTGGCTAATGCAAATGAGGAGAGATTGGCGAAATTCAACGATGCTCTCGAATATTTTATGGTTCATCTAGAACATTCTGGAAACAGTTACTATGGTTTTGGAGGGAATTATTATGTTATACCAGGTGACAAAGTTACGCTCAGCTACAGCTTGAAAGGTTCTCTTGAAGGTGATCCAGACATTCAATCTGTTAGCAGAGGCAAAATTATGACTGGCGATTTATTGCTAAGCCCATATGCACTTTGGTCAGTTAAATTGTTAGCAGATCGAGATGAAGCTTGGACTAAAATAGCTGAGTTTGTGGGTGACATTTCAATAGAATTAGCTGGTCACGGCAAATACGTTTGGGATTTCGACAATGGATTGACAAAGTTGAAGTTGGATCCTGCCCAATATTATACGATTCTAAcctaa